DNA from Daphnia pulicaria isolate SC F1-1A chromosome 3, SC_F0-13Bv2, whole genome shotgun sequence:
CCAGAGAATAGTAAAACTGCTTTCTTGTTCTTTGGATCAATTGCAATATACAAATGCCCGATTGTGCAATAGTTTCACGGTCCTTCTTCTCTAAAACATTTTGTGCTCTGAACCGTTTCCACAAGTTAGAGAGATGTTCCATTTTCTCGCGCATGTCTCTAGGATAGACGTATCCAAAAACAGCTATCCAATGTTTTTCCACGCAGCGAAAAATATCTGCAAGTTTCCATGGAGGTTTCACAATAATAACCTGGAGCCAAATGTCTTCGTAGACGTGTTTCATCTCAAACTCAATTatctataaaatataaaatattcaaGTGATGTCtcataatcataaaaaaaacacgccaaaatatttttttttacctgactAAAAGAATCAACAATAGATTTTTCAAACTGCTGCAAAAATGTGGTGGCACAGAtcaattccttttctttgaaaCACTCCTGATAAGCCTGATGGTTTGGTGTCGAAGGTGTTTGGCTTGAAGAGACTTCAGGAATAGGCTTTAAATCTGTCACACTCACACAATTATTTGGGATTAGGGGTGACACACAAGGTGGTTTCTGAACAATGTGTAGAGGTAGCTGTTGGATAAAATTATCTGATTGGAATGGTTGAATTCCATTGGCAGATGCTTTGGCACAAAATAGTATGTCATTTGACAAAAGAGTGATATCTGacccaatttcttttttaaggtaCAAACACCAttgaaggattttgtcatcaGCATTCTCATCTGGCAGTAGATTTATGCAACTTTTGAACTCTTCGAGAGTTTGAGTTCTAAAGAAAGCATTCTTTTTGCTGATTTGCTCAAAGATGAATGTTCCGGCTTTCCTGGCCATAATTTCCAGTTTCACTTTATTCTCTCTGTTGGTTTTCATGAAATCTAGTTCTTGCAAAACCATCCATGGCACCAAGATCTGAACTTTTGAACAAAACTCTTCCTTTTCTACCAACATTTGCACAATAGGCAAATGTAACAGGAAAATATTTGTATCAATAACAACATGAAGAGCAGCACTAGCACTAGTAATTGACGAGAATTTTTCAGATGGGCTGGCAATAGGATGAAAAGTGGTTCTAGTAGTAAAATCCCTTCGAATTTCATGGAGAGTATCAATTACTTCTTTCTCTGTTATAGGTTCCCAATCCATTACATCTTCGCCGGTGCTGGAAGTAGAAGGCTTCTCATTTAGATTTTCAGGAGTTTTCTGTGGTTCACTATTGTGGTGGAACTTAGGAGATCTTGATTTGTGTTGAGAAGAAGTTACACATTTCTGCTGTTTGGAGGGTGATGGCCTTTCTGAAGAGATGAGACTTCTAAGGCCATCCGAATTAGATCCGTTATTATTCAATAACGTAGCCGtagttttcaactttttcttcttctgaacgATTGATTTATCCTTGATTTTCGGTGGATTACCTTCCTTCGAATTCTTTTCCTTGCCCATACCGTAAAACAATTTTCCCAAACAAGTGTCCCATTAAAAATCGTAATAAAAGAATACTACTGTATATAACATGTAAACAGCTAAGCTTATGTGGGAAGCGTAGAAACTTGTGTTTTCGTTTCtctattttggttttgttcgTCTGTACTCTGTAGCTCTTTACAGTGCTGCCAGCCTACCGCTATCATGGACTACTCATTACTCAAGCTCAAGCTATTTTTAGcgccttttttaacagttttataaagaaattaatcaatccaacttgatcaaatgttttaaGTCTTCTAAGCACCCtttaataaaatttgtaaCTTATAAAATATTTGCGTTTTAATTTTGGCCCTAGCCCACCATTGAGGGGCCAGggccagagctatagaatactagCTAAGAATGGAATAACATAGAATAATATCAGAATATCATATCAACATAATATCAATATAATATCATATAGAATATAGCTATAGAATACCATAGCTatagtattctatagctctggccAGGGCGCAGGGGGGGAAAGGGAGACACTGGGATCTGGGTCCTGGAAGAGAtcgttggttttcttttctcgccgAATTTCTTTCTATCGTCAATCgataaaatgtaatttttacactgttgattaaaataattgataAAATCATTTAAGTGTTTCCTATCGATTTGTTTGTATATGAATGGAATGATTGGAAAACTGGAAATGTAGCAAATGAAAAGTTTTAACTTATAAATGATAGCAGAAAACACTTTAAGATCAACTATTCTTTAATCGGATATATAGGATTGAACACTCTGTAAAGCattggaattttcaattttaactaCTCATTTTAAGGGCGTGAGATTCTCGCAAGTAAGTCGTAAGCATattcaacacaaaacaaatttgatacTTTCACGAGACGTTTATAAGTCTTTTGTTGCGAGACTATTAATGCCGCGTCTATTATTAGGTACTTTCAGTAGCACCTGTTTCTACCGAATCTTCGCTTTCACatccattttcaatcaatgaatttagttCATccttcgagaaaaaaaaaatttgatttaggataaagtaaaaaaaaaagttatcacTTAAATACCTTCCAACCAAGTTTTTCTGCAAATAGAAAGCATCCTTCGTCACAATCACCAAGCCAAGCAACGTCACGGAAAttgtcagctcctaaaatttatcataataaagaataaaatatctTGCATGATAATGATAACCAATCAATCAATTGACTCACCATGAAACTGCAACCCACAACTGAAACCAAGAACAACCATAACAGGGTCTTCATTTCCCGCTTCCTCGAAATTTATCAGAAGACGCGGGCATCTAGGCGGAacactaaaaataattcaaacattAAGTTAGAATCAATACTGACCATAGAACACGTGCGACGTTTGTTTATACCGATCGACAAGAGATGCAAAGGGCTGAACAACTAGTGAAGTTCCTAATATAATCAGTAGATCACAATTCGGAAAATCTTCTTCCACCAATCGAAAGCGTTCAGGAAGCGGTTCGCCAAAAAACACTGCATCTGGCTTTACAACAGCTTTACATTGTTCACAGCGAGGCACAACATcagaaagaattttttctaccaaaacgAAAATTGATTTGTGAGTTTTCATGAAAAATTATATGGAAATAAAGCCTTCGAAATACATGACATTTTGTTTACCTGTCATCCATTTTCGGTCGTATTCCTTACGACATTCAGGATTGATACAGCGTGATGTGTGGAGCGTACCGTGAGCTTCAACTAATTTTTCTGCAGGAATCCCAGCAACTCTTTCTAAGGCATCACTGAAAATATACACGTGCGTTGTGATTATTTAAATGCAAAACATGCgcgattaaaataattacaagAGTCCTTACACATTTTGAGTATAATGTCTCAATAGGAGtcctaaaaatgaataaatttaaaatgttaataTGGTAAAATATAATCTGAAAAacaaaccatttctttttacaacCTTTTTTGTTAAGTAATCTAAGAAAATAATGGCATGGAGTAGGTTCAAATGTTTTGGGGTAGAGTTCTTTTGCCATAGCAAAAAAAGGCTCTGGATGTTTTCTGAaatattcaatttcaaatatagCTTCAGGATAGGGTAAATCAAATCCACACAGCTTGCTGTAAAGGCCACTTGTTGGGCTACGGAAGTCAGGAATGCCAGCAGCTGCAAACACATTTcattataaataatttttagtgtaagttaaaaaatgaatagcCATTATATTACAAGTTGAAATGCCTGCCCCTGCCattgtaatgatattttttacatttccacTTTTGATATAGTCAACAATTCCATCTAAGTCCAAAGTACGGAGAACctaaaaaacagttttttccCTGTTTAATCTCcactttaaatatttgttcattttttttttttaccttcggTTTTTCCATTAAATCCTTGTTTCCAAGTCCTAGAGCCAGTTTGTCAGAGAACCATTTACGTAAGTTATCCATTTCTTTGTCTTCTACTCCAGCAGATAGTCTCTGGTGGTTATCATTAGTACATCCTTTCCCTTTGACTGTCTTATCTTTGGTCGTAAGATTTGAatctgtaagaaaaaaagaaattaaatacttAATCTTGTGCAATGCTAGTTTCTTTCAAGCTCATGATATTAACTACAGATAACAAGACCAAATACATATTGCTTGTTTTATCAGTTCTTTCAATGCCATACTAGACCACTGCCTTTTCTTTGGTGTTCAtatcaatattttaatttcgtAACACAAGTTACAGACGATTCGCTGAAAACTATCAAATGTACCTTTCGACATCTAAAATGTTgtttggaataaaaaatttgaaatacggTAGGATGAAATGTACCagctattttttattattatttgttaaatATAGAATTGCTTGTCTACGATTGTTTTCCGTTTTGCACAAAATCCAAGCTTGACAGGACACAACACATGGAGTCATTGACCAACATTAAAATAGACAGCCATCTATCCATTTATACTTGAACTATTTTCCCTTTCGCCAGCGGATTCTCTCCTGAGCTGAGATAGAGATGtgaggtttttaaaaaaaactaaataaacttCTTATGGACATGCTGATCATgatcaaatcaataaaaacaaattaagttGATGAACCGCGATTGTCCTGACGCTGTCTTTTGCATAAGAGTTTACCAGTCGATATTAGTATTGGTAGTCGATATTACTATTGTTAAATAAAAACCTAAAACTGATTAATTTACTCATGACTGTCGTCATAATATAAGAAGATtatgaaaaaatcttaaatctACTAACCTGAATGCGTTGCTTGGTCCGAGTAGTGTCACCGTAAAAATCATGTATGTCTTCCCTtacattaaaattttctttaagtTAAATATCTTCCTATGGACCTAATCCtagcgaaaatttacaaatcgTCCGCAGATTTCACCTTAGCATTTCTAATCGTCTAGGAGTTCCAAAACACACAAGCAAACATTGAACATACGTAAAGTTCAATAGGTAACGGTCATCTTATTAACTAATGGGAACCGTCAGCATGTAAGGCAAATAAATGTAACAgtaaaattatcaaaaaaatttacaacaaAAATCATGATTCAAGGTTTTAGTACCCATTTATTGGCTTAAAATTGTTGAATCACGCGTTTACTTGGCGGTAGTTGGTAGACCATTAAAAGTCTTCAATGGTGGGAAAATCATCGCAGTTTGCCTTAGCTCATTTAAATCTTCAATAAAGCTACAATTCAAGTCATTCTCAGCCAGGAAACGTAATTTAATCTTCTCGTCTTTTGGATTCTGACTGACATTTTTCTTATCGTTACCAATGACCTGTGAACCAATATACAAACACATAAGTCGTAAATAAGAAGAGGAATTATTCGCTTTCTAAGGATTTACCTGCATCGATAATTTTCTTCGCTGAGAATCTTTCAACGGTAAACCGCACAGCTGGAAGAAAGATCGGATTTCATCTAAGCTGACTAGCGGCAAATGTTCAATCTAATGtgaaataaccaaaaatgTGTATAACAGTTATATTTTGACTTTATAACTAATGAACCTCTTGCTGTAAACGATCAAAGAGATATTCTTCGTTAAGGATTTCGTTCCAGTTACGTGAAACCTCCTCGTCAAGTGACACATCTGGAACCTGCTTTAATTTTATTAGGGATTGCACACGGGTTTGTAATTCGGTTTCGGTCATAGCTTCCAAGTTGAGGTTGAATTGGTTTAAAAATGCTTCTATCCTGGCATCCACATGTGAGGCACTGTGAAGAGAGATAATTATACAAATACACATTCCTATTAATATGAATCGTCCAAATAAATTTGTATGCCTAAAATATAATCACAGTTAAATGCAACAACAGTACGTTTTGCAAGAGCAGATAGTCAATGACGGATCGATAAGGCGGATAAGAGAGGCTTCTCTCGGCCTTAGCCTTCAAACTATTTTATGTGTGCTAGATTCTAGGGTGGTTGGACTAGTTTCTGTCGACCCAGTAAGTAGGACTCTCCGTGTAGTGACCTGCATACGGAACTTCCCCCGTTGTTCAATGACTCTCAGTCTCTCTGCAAACCTAGCCGTCGACGACTGGCCTTCAAGTGGAGCTGGTCTGACCTCCATATCAGCTCGACTCCTCGCTACCCCTTGGCAAGAGAGTTTGGCGGCCAAATAATGTCCTTGAATTGATTCAACCTCCCACCGAGCATGTCGCTCTAGTCCCCTAACCGGCCTACACGCACGCAACGCGTTGGCCTCGTAGTCCCGTCTCCCAAACGATAATGACACGTAACTTGATACAATTTCTTTGCGATGGGAATGGAATATAAAATATGACATTTCGAAATTCACGAGACGATCCCTcgttaaaatagaaaatgataaTATAACGAAATAAAGGTACTGCGGTAGTTCATTAAATTTATAGTACTGTACCTGAACTTGTCAGCCTGAAAATCGACGGTAACAGAAAACCCTAAAACACCGAAAGTATTCCGAAGAGTGGCATATACGTTGTATCCTAGTTGTTCGCGGGTCCGAAGAATGTCAAACACTGGCTCCTCCATGAGATTCTGTTTCatacaacaaataaataaacacaaataaaaaatgtgttacaaCAAAATAGTCTTATATGGTGACATACGACGATGATTTCCATGATCGCGGTCTGATGCATATTCGTGGGTCCTACTTGATAGTAGTTAACAACCACGGAATTAGAATCTGTGGGATGGAAACTAGCCAGTCGACAGCATTTATTGCCCAACGGTACTTGACATATTCTAATCGGTGATAAAGCGCCATCGCTTAATCGTCCATTCGCCTGTAGATTTCTTTTGAAACTGAGAGCCACTTCCAAAGCTTGTTCATTCGAATAATTTCCCTGAACAAGACACTCTAAATTGAAACTCGCTTTAAGCCGAGTTGAAAAGAGCTTCAGATCATCTAAAGTCAAATCCTTCACTTCTTCtgacttttctaacaccgacCAATGAGAGGTGTGCAGCAAAGTTAAGCGTGCAtccctgtaaaaaaaaagaattagaaatggTAGGTAATTTTCTAAAGAAAGAACAAAGTGTTTACGTAATGAGCTTAGAAGGCTTGATACAAAAATTTTTGTATGCCTTTTCTTGCTGTTCTCGTAAGGCTTCGAAAACCTCATCTACAACGTCTTGTTCAAATCTAACAAACTGTTCTACAATTGCACTGATcagcaactaaaaaaaaaagaagaattaataAGAGCAACAATTACAGTGTTTTCATAGCTTGCTATTATTCTCACATGAAGTTTGTGATTGAATCCGGAAACTTTTATGACTAGACCTCTGTCATAGTGATGAATAGCTAgttccaactgagctactaATGCATCATACACTTTTTCCATTAATTGATGCTTGAGTATTTTGGCTAATATCTCTAAAAGAACAGCGCTATAAATTAAGAagtaataaattaatataGAGTAAAATGTTAGTTTTTATCATTTCGTACTTTCGAACACAATCAGTAGATAAGGGCGTCACGAGATAAAAGTTCAAAACTGCTTTTGGTATGCGGAATTTACTGTCTGGGCGGTACCACAAGGAGAACCCTTCTTCTGTGCAGTGAATCTTGGTAGGAACGGAAATTGATGCAGCAATGGAAGAAggttcaaaaagtgaaaaatcagAAGCCAAGAATGGATTTGGTTCTGGAATAGCGAACGGCAACTCGCCCTCCAATGCTCGAGACCAAATTTGCTTCCAGTCATCAGGAATGTCTGTAAGAATAGATTATTTTGTGAAAATTAGATTACTTAGACATCATTAGAATATGTAAATTAGTTAAATTGGTTACCTTTTGCTTCGTAGCGGGTTTGAAACCAAGGTTCAATGTCGCAGCAAACATCCGCGTTTTCGAAATCTTTAGATAATATCATGATATTGACATTATCCATTCGTAGAGCGTTCATACATTCAGAAATTacctaataaaatttaatcgtAATTGAAAATGTGCACCGCaatggaattaaaaattatgctAAAATACTTCTATACTAACATACATCACTTTTGTAATCGAATATGAGTGCGTCTCCAGTAATATAATCGATAGGAGCATATTTGTGCATGTGTTCGCTTAACGTTTCCACATTTTCAACTGGGGGGCTGTCCTCTGCGTAACGGAAACTAAGATCTTCGAtagtttgaatttcccgccagATCCGTTCTTCAGGTCCTTGGTTCCTCAACATGTGTATATACTGAAAAACTGCAGCTATAACCTGCTCGATTTCTGCCATGCCTCGTTCTGTCAAACTAATATTGATGCTAAACAATGCGTAGGTCGAGTTGTGGTCAGAACCGCTTTCATCATTTCCACTAGCCAGGTCTAAGGCCCAAACCCTgtcgatttcaaatttcagttcAGCAtggattaattaattaattttaccgtgattttttaaattcttactTGCGTCGTAAATATGCCAACAAGCTGCCTCGACCTTCATGTCCAATAAGCCACGATAAATAGCCCAGTGGTTTGATCCGATAATTTTCCAATTGAGAAGGTAATGCCCACGACAAACAAACCTGAGAAAAGTGAATACAGCCActtattttaaatcaaatttaattgataAATTAACTGCTACAAACCTGATGTACATCTTTCACTGGGACTACCTTCAATACGCGTTTAAAACGTGGAGTATCAAAAGGGAAACCTAAATCCTTAAAGTTTGGTGGACAGGCAGGCTGGCTATTTGTAGAAGGGATTCCTTGAAAGATGGATACCGCCCATTCCTCTAACTGATTTAATTCGTGTTTTGATTGTAAGACCAAAGTCATTCGATTTGCTGTATAATGTTCTTGCCAGAACAAGCGAAGACGACGATTTAGTTCCGTGCCATCCGGATCCCCAGCTAAGTTAAGTGTAGATGAGTTTCCCCAAGTGAAGTTGGACATGGGATGTCCGTCTTTTGCTAGACTAGCGAATAGCTGCTGCTTTCGACATGAGTCTGAGGGTAAAGCCATCTGAAACTCTATTAACATAAAAATATGAGGGAGAACTgcacaagtgaaataaaacacaataaaGTACCGCTGTCAATCGCCTCTTTTTCGCGTTTCATGCTGTTTGGTAACAGTAAAGGTGAAGCAAAAAATTCAGCAAATATCTCTAAAGCCTGGTGGAAATAACGCTGgtgaatttcgaattcaaaagTAGTAGTCTCGTAATCCGTTGAAGCATTGGAACCTCCACCATATGTCTACCATGTCAAACGGGAATTTTGTTATCCAATggcatttaatttaatttattaataaaaattttaatacctTCAGAAATTCATCAAAAGCATTCTCCTCTGGATATTTACTGCTACCCATGAAAACCATGTGTTCGAGGAAATGTGCCAATCCAGGTAAATCTGGAGGATCAGAGAAACTGCCAATGTTAACGCATAATGCAGCAGCTGCCATACGTTCTCcttctttgatttgtttcgaCTTCCGTGTTGAACCACTATCGACACCATTCGATTCTGTCGAGTCTGGGTCCATTTCAGATTCTTCGTCTGTTTCGCTTTCActccctccttcttcttcttcgcattCTTCGTcaacctcttcttcttcaccctCGTCTTcggaatcttcttctccagctGAACTGTAAGCCATGTTATCAACTCCCTTTGATGATTCAATATCTGGCTCAGTTTCACTAATGTTGGGATCAGAAATCAATAATACTCTCATTCCATTGGTCAGCTGAAGCACTCTAAGAAAATGATATTGCGTTATTTCTTGAAGGCATGGGAAATTCACATTTTGATGTAGTAAAAAATATGACATTATACTGACCTATATTCCTTTTTGTCATTTTGTGATTTCACAGGGTTAGGCAAGTAAATAACTTTGCCGAtacacaattttttctctgtttccAATTTATCCATTTGAACTGGGGTTTGTGTTAAGTTAGAAAACTTTCTTTTCCTAGCTAATGATGGAGCGGATGGAAGTGATACTTTAGAAATCCTTAGATTCTTCACTTTCCTTTTGCCTGAACTAGCAGACATGCAGAAGTATTTTATTGGCTGGCTTAAAATTTGATGAATAGctgtgaaaacaaaataatttattttcatataAGGGGTTTCTCTGCCAATTGGAGCTTTTCCCACCTAAAAATACATACACAATTAATTCACTATTCAATCATGTCTTATAACAAATTCAGTAATACATACCAAAAAGCAAAATATATTCCTTGATCAATAATCAGAACGTCTAGACAGGAGTTAACGACGGCAGTGTAATGATCTAGTTTCAAGTAAACAAATTTAAGAACGCAAATGCAACTGATATTATTACTTAGCCCACCTGAGTTAAAATATtgacaaataaatttgaaacttacTTTATTGAACAATAAATGTAACCATGGTGTATCAAATTACACTTTCGAAAACAATTTCACTGTTCTACTTCAGACCTTCAGATCGCTTTTCGTCTGTTCGGTGTCCACGTGTGACGTCAAAGAACTGCAACACCTtccaaacaattaatttttataaaaacatttcaaacgtCAACTATAACAATTTTTAACaattaagaattttttaataaaaatttgcattcTCTTTTTGTACAAttagtaatttaaaaaaatgtctaatTTATTCCATGTCACATCGCAAATTGGCAATCTTCAATATAAAGATGTCAGCGCTTGGttcaaaagtaaacaaaaatgtacTCCACGATATTCCATTTATTAAACTTATGCTGTACATTCGTTTGCTATTGGTGTTTCTACAGGTGATTTagtattctcttttttatttgcattctATAAATTATTAATTCTTCTTGTAGGTTATTTTCAACCATCTCATACCTGACCATCAATCAGATGGATTTCAATCCCCTTACAAGCTTCTTCCTACCAACTCTACATTGTTAGATACAATTGTAGACTACACATTGGGTGGATTTGCACGCTGGGACGGGCAATATTTTCTCCATATTTCAACTCTAGGTTACACCCATGAAAATTGCCTTGCATTCTTCCCTGCTTATCCCCTTCTTTTACGTTTCACATCAGTTTGTCTTTCATTCCTTAGTTGCCACACACTAACTTACTGGAATTCCACATTACTTGGCAGTATTATTATAAATACTGTTTGTTTTATAATTGctgcatattttttattcttgattACGGATAAGTTGTTTAATAACTCAAATTTTGCCCTTCAAACATGGAAACTATTTTGCATTTCACCTGCAACCATATTTTTCTTGGCGCCCTATTCTGAATCCCTCTTTAGTGCCCTTACTTTTGGTGGTATTTACAACTGCATTGAGTACAAGTTTCTTACAGCTAGCATTTTCTTTGCTGGTTCAGGTCTCACTAGATCTAATGGTCTTGTAAACATTGGATTTTTGCTTTATTTTGCTGTAAAGAAAACCTTCAGTACCAAATGGAAAGGTGTGCCAACTTTAGTTGCCAAAATAGTAATTTCAGTCATAATAactgtttttccatttctctGTTATCAGTACTATGCTTttacacttttttgtttccacaAACCTCATCGTCTTCCAACGGTTATTCACAATTACTTGGTGGACAGAAATTTTACTGTTCGTGGAGAAAGAATCCCACAGTGGTGCGAACAGAGCATTCCTTTTTCATATTCGGTTATCCAATCCCAATATTGGAATGTAGGATTCTTACGCTATTTTGAGTGGAAACAACTACCAAATTTTCTCCTGGCTGCGCCCATTCTATGTCTGGTCTTTCTTTATTCACTGATGTATGTCAAACAAAACTTTCACATTGTGTCGCGTTACAATTCATTCACAAGTGGCCGATCACAAATAAGTCATCCCATTTTCCGTCCTGCTGCCGGTGTGTTTGCCGCTCATTCCATATTTCTGggccttttcacttttttcttcgCTCATGTTCAGGTATAACCTTAAACAAAAGCAAATTCCGAATTTCAGAAACTGGAAACAAATAATTCATTATCTCAACATTTATTTAGATCTCCACTCGTTTGATTGGGTCGTCATGTCCAGCAGTCTACTGGTcagttaataattttaaaaagattaataaattcaattacacGATCATTAACCACGTAGGATGATGACTTGGATGATGGATGGAAAATTGGCTAGCAAACGGAACTTAATGGAACAATGGAACCCGCTTCGACAGAAAAATCTTTCCACTGCAGGAAAATGTGTACGTTTCTATTGTTTGTCATACGTGGTTATTGGAACTGTCATGTTTGTAAATCACCTTCCTTGGacttaaataataaacttaTTGCGTAGAGAATGATCATTTAACACCTATGTTTTTTGTGCTGATTTCTAAAAAACGACAGTATGTGCCAGCGAAAAAGATTAGAATGCGAACCTTCTTCTACCGTGCCAATCGCAATTAGTTCTAATCAAcctcgaaaacaaatagaaaattattaGTTGCGATATTCTGTCAACCTTTAATTGAAATACAGCTGACTGATCCTTATTATTATGGAGCAATGATCAAACCGTAAAAGTGTTAAAAATTATCAACTTACTCCAATCCCAGTTGAATTTCACCTACCAATTGATCGCTTTACCTGAAGCTAGCGGGATCGGTATCAGTCAAGAAAATGGAAGCTGGAGTGG
Protein-coding regions in this window:
- the LOC124328877 gene encoding GPI mannosyltransferase 2-like isoform X2, translated to MYSTIFHLLNLCCTFVCYWFIFNHLIPDHQSDGFQSPYKLLPTNSTLLDTIVDYTLGGFARWDGQYFLHISTLGYTHENCLAFFPAYPLLLRFTSVCLSFLSCHTLTYWNSTLLGSIIINTVCFIIAAYFLFLITDKLFNNSNFALQTWKLFCISPATIFFLAPYSESLFSALTFGGIYNCIEYKFLTASIFFAGSGLTRSNGLVNIGFLLYFAVKKTFSTKWKGVPTLVAKIVISVIITVFPFLCYQYYAFTLFCFHKPHRLPTVIHNYLVDRNFTVRGERIPQWCEQSIPFSYSVIQSQYWNVGFLRYFEWKQLPNFLLAAPILCLVFLYSLMYVKQNFHIVSRYNSFTSGRSQISHPIFRPAAGVFAAHSIFLGLFTFFFAHVQISTRLIGSSCPAVYWMMTWMMDGKLASKRNLMEQWNPLRQKNLSTAGKCVRFYCLSYVVIGTVMFVNHLPWT
- the LOC124328877 gene encoding GPI mannosyltransferase 2-like isoform X1, with the translated sequence MSALGSKVNKNVLHDIPFIKLMLYIRLLLVFLQVIFNHLIPDHQSDGFQSPYKLLPTNSTLLDTIVDYTLGGFARWDGQYFLHISTLGYTHENCLAFFPAYPLLLRFTSVCLSFLSCHTLTYWNSTLLGSIIINTVCFIIAAYFLFLITDKLFNNSNFALQTWKLFCISPATIFFLAPYSESLFSALTFGGIYNCIEYKFLTASIFFAGSGLTRSNGLVNIGFLLYFAVKKTFSTKWKGVPTLVAKIVISVIITVFPFLCYQYYAFTLFCFHKPHRLPTVIHNYLVDRNFTVRGERIPQWCEQSIPFSYSVIQSQYWNVGFLRYFEWKQLPNFLLAAPILCLVFLYSLMYVKQNFHIVSRYNSFTSGRSQISHPIFRPAAGVFAAHSIFLGLFTFFFAHVQISTRLIGSSCPAVYWMMTWMMDGKLASKRNLMEQWNPLRQKNLSTAGKCVRFYCLSYVVIGTVMFVNHLPWT